Proteins from a genomic interval of Periophthalmus magnuspinnatus isolate fPerMag1 chromosome 11, fPerMag1.2.pri, whole genome shotgun sequence:
- the hey1 gene encoding hairy/enhancer-of-split related with YRPW motif protein 1, translating into MKRNHDFSCSSDSELDEAIEVEKESADENGNLSSPLGSLSPTTTTQVQARKRRRGIIEKRRRDRINNSLSELRRLVPSAFEKQGSAKLEKAEILQMTVDHLKMLHAAGGKGYFDAHALAMDYRGLGFRECLAETARYLSIIEGLDSTDPLRIRLVSHLNNYASQREAHSGLSHLAWGSAFGSPPAAHLTHSLHLLQHQPTLTAPTTPLAPTSTASSTSTPSPSTDSHLPGRRSGSVTPHTEQAPLRVPPTTAAPTAVLHPALVPTTGSKLSPPLISSLSAFPFPFSAFPLISPTTATSISSPAPASSVGKPYRPWGMEIGAF; encoded by the exons ATGAAAAGGAACCATGATTTTAGCTGCTCTTCGGACAGCGAACTGGATGAGGCCATTGAGGTGGAGAAGGAGAGCGCAGACGAGAATGG GAATCTGAGTTCTCCTCTCGGCTCGTTGTCCCCGACCACGACCACTCAGGTGCAGGCGAGGAAGAGACGGCGAGGA ATTATTGAGAAACGACGTCGTGACAGAATAAACAACAGTTTGAGCGAGTTGCGCAGACTCGTCCCCAGCGCCTTTGAAAAACAG GGCTCGGCCAAACTGGAGAAGGCAGAGATTTTGCAGATGACTGTGGACCATCTGAAGATGCTTCATGCAGCTGGAGGCAAAG GTTACTTTGATGCTCATGCCCTGGCAATGGACTACCGCGGTCTAGGTTTCCGTGAGTGCCTGGCAGAGACGGCCCGTTACCTCAGCATCATCGAGGGCTTGGACAGCACCGACCCTCTGCGGATCCGTCTGGTCTCACACCTCAATAACTACGCCAGTCAGAGAGAGGCCCACTCCGGCCTCAGCCACCTAGCTTGGGGCTCTGCTTTTGGCTCACCTCCTGCGGCCCACCTCACCCACAGTCTGCACCTTCTCCAGCACCAGCCCACATTGACAGCTCCTACTACCCCTCTGGCACCCACAAGCACAGCATCCTCCACCAGCACACCCTCTCCTTCTACAGACAGTCACCTCCCGGGCCGGCGTAGCGGCAGTGTGACCCCACACACAGAACAAGCGCCTCTTCGTGTGCCCCCCACAACTGCTGCCCCCACAGCAGTCCTGCACCCGGCCCTTGTCCCAACTACAGGCTCCaaactgtctcctcctctgatctCGTCTCTTTCGGCTTTCCCGTTCCCTTTCAGTGCGTTCCCTCTCATTTCACCCACTACAGCCACAAGTATCAGCAGCCCAGCGCCTGCGTCCAGCGTTGGGAAACCCTATAGACCGTGGGGAATGGAGATAGGAGCATTCTGA